Proteins encoded together in one Impatiens glandulifera chromosome 1, dImpGla2.1, whole genome shotgun sequence window:
- the LOC124926287 gene encoding putative UDP-glucose flavonoid 3-O-glucosyltransferase 3 has product MELVVIPFPGISHLVPLLEMAKLLVDRDSKLTANVIIINMPEGPPMDITSIKQSISTDRIRFIEIPKDERDSTREVMKNTSTSFTNFIETQIPFIQDAITTHVIKRSGSGRLIAFLVDMFCVSMMDVVEQDFDVPGYIFFTSNASLLGLSNHLLTLSDNGQDITDFNGSDVELDVPAFPIPFPAKVLPWRVMDKTAICPLKG; this is encoded by the coding sequence ATGGAGTTAGTAGTCATTCCATTTCCAGGCATAAGCCATTTGGTACCATTGTTGGAGATGGCAAAGCTGTTAGTCGACAGAGATTCTAAACTTACTGCAAAtgtcatcatcatcaacatgcCCGAAGGCCCTCCAATGGACATCACTTCCATCAAACAATCCATCTCCACCGATCGAATACGTTTCATCGAAATCCCCAAGGACGAACGCGATTCAACCCGTGAGGTCATGAAGAACACCTCCACATCCTTTACCAATTTCATCGAGACCCAGATACCCTTCATCCAAGACGCAATCACAACACACGTTATCAAACGCTCTGGATCAGGCCGCCTAATCGCCTTTCTTGTTGACATGTTCTGTGTTAGCATGATGGATGTAGTCGAACAGGATTTCGACGTTCCTGGCTATATATTCTTCACATCTAATGCATCTCTACTTGGACTCTCTAACCATCTACTCACATTAAGCGATAATGGACAGGACATCACCGATTTCAATGGGTCGGACGTTGAATTGGACGTGCCGGCCTTCCCAATTCCATTTCCGGCTAAGGTTCTTCCGTGGAGGGTGATGGATAAGACTGCTatttgcccactgaaggggtaa